The following proteins come from a genomic window of Maribacter sp. HTCC2170:
- the ccsA gene encoding cytochrome c biogenesis protein, with product MRNIFAKFLRFPKPLFNTRAAGLYILLFAAAIGTATFIENDFGTSAAQKVIYKSWWFELLLVLFGISIIYNIFKFRMVQQKKWPLLLFHGAIIIILIGAGVTRYYSFEGIMHIRENATSNSFLSSNAFLKFRADKNKKTYDFNEPVLFASLGNNDWKAEYLVDGDLVEVKVKEFIPNPKQVLTESMDGRPTLQIVVAGANGREEYFINEGQTKRVRNVIYNFKNTQLPDAINIILKDDALFLNTSKTLTQMVMATQKRDTIHPLGKYNPLKLRSLYSDGVNNFVFADFKGQGKVHIESEDSKVRNESLTALVLDVTVNGDTKEAYVYGSRGVEGRPQQMNFGDLGLAVSYGAKKLTVPFNIRLNKFILEKYPGTNSAASYASEVTLNDPVNNVNLDYRIFMNNILDYAGYRFFQSSFDKDERGTYLSVNHDFWGTWISYLGYVLLTIGMILTFFSKKTRFYQVTQKIKKLRAKSSTFILFLFLSTSLISAQNTNNDNFANNTVSKEHAKEFSQLVVQDFKGRMKPVHTLSREIMRKLARKESMYNLTADQILLSMFINKQAWYKTGIIKLGKHKDIHKKLNVAGDYASYADFFETNGKYKLREEVRRVYGLEPIDRGIYEKELLKIDERVNILSMVFSGSLLKIIPNPSDPNNTWVSKPTHNHSADDGHNHSTVADNFFNAYTTALQKATVSKDYTHAGHLLDELVTFQSKNGGQIMPSESKINAEILLNKLNVFTRLAGFYMLLGIAFLFFLFLSVFKPKVNLRKIYLVLFFLLIVGFVLHTVGLGLRWYVSGRAPWSNGYESMIYIAWTSTLAGVLFTRKSFGGLAATMVLAATILLVSTLSFLDPEITPLVPVLKSYWLTIHVSLEAGSYGFLMLGAIIGLINLVLMVFMRDSNKERVKRIVKEMSYISELTLIGGLFMVSVGTYLGGVWANESWGRYWGWDAKETWALVTILVYAFILHMRLIPKIKGLFAYNVATIFGLASVIMTYYGVNYYLSGLHSYATGDPIPIPSWVYVVVVSIIIISALAYFKKRKYPVIS from the coding sequence ATGAGGAACATATTTGCTAAATTCTTAAGATTTCCCAAACCTTTATTCAATACCCGAGCAGCGGGTCTTTACATTTTACTTTTTGCTGCAGCCATAGGTACTGCAACTTTTATAGAAAATGATTTCGGTACTTCTGCGGCCCAAAAAGTAATTTATAAATCTTGGTGGTTTGAGCTTTTACTAGTATTGTTTGGCATTAGTATCATCTACAATATTTTTAAATTTCGAATGGTGCAACAAAAGAAGTGGCCCTTGCTTCTTTTTCATGGTGCCATTATCATAATCCTCATTGGTGCGGGAGTTACCAGGTATTATAGTTTTGAGGGTATTATGCATATACGGGAAAATGCCACTTCAAATAGCTTTCTTTCTTCAAATGCATTTTTAAAATTCAGAGCTGATAAAAACAAAAAAACATACGATTTTAACGAGCCCGTACTTTTCGCTTCCTTAGGCAACAATGATTGGAAAGCGGAATATTTGGTTGATGGAGATTTAGTCGAAGTTAAGGTCAAAGAATTCATTCCTAATCCGAAACAAGTGCTGACCGAAAGTATGGATGGTAGGCCTACACTACAAATTGTTGTTGCTGGGGCCAATGGAAGAGAAGAATACTTCATTAATGAGGGTCAGACGAAAAGAGTACGGAATGTTATCTATAACTTTAAGAATACCCAATTACCAGATGCCATAAATATTATCTTGAAGGATGATGCCTTATTTTTGAATACCAGTAAGACATTGACACAAATGGTAATGGCTACTCAGAAAAGGGATACAATTCACCCCTTAGGAAAATATAACCCTCTTAAATTAAGGTCTTTATATTCTGACGGAGTGAATAATTTTGTTTTTGCTGATTTTAAAGGGCAGGGAAAAGTACATATAGAGTCAGAAGATTCAAAAGTCAGGAACGAAAGTCTAACTGCACTTGTACTTGACGTAACTGTCAATGGTGATACAAAAGAGGCCTATGTTTATGGTAGTCGGGGAGTAGAGGGCAGACCCCAGCAAATGAATTTTGGAGATTTGGGTTTGGCAGTTTCATATGGTGCTAAAAAGCTGACTGTTCCTTTTAACATAAGACTCAACAAGTTCATTTTAGAAAAATACCCGGGCACCAATAGTGCCGCTTCCTATGCCAGTGAGGTTACCTTGAACGATCCGGTCAACAATGTAAATTTGGACTATCGTATTTTCATGAACAATATTTTGGATTATGCTGGGTATCGTTTTTTTCAATCTTCATTTGACAAAGATGAACGCGGAACCTACCTCAGTGTCAACCATGACTTCTGGGGAACATGGATTTCATATTTGGGTTATGTTTTATTGACCATAGGTATGATACTGACATTCTTCAGTAAAAAAACACGATTTTATCAAGTTACCCAGAAAATCAAGAAGTTAAGGGCAAAATCATCAACGTTCATTCTGTTCTTGTTTTTATCCACTTCGTTAATATCTGCTCAAAACACCAATAACGACAATTTTGCAAATAATACTGTTTCAAAGGAACATGCAAAGGAATTCAGTCAATTGGTGGTTCAGGATTTCAAGGGTAGAATGAAACCAGTGCATACGCTTTCACGCGAAATAATGCGAAAATTGGCTCGCAAGGAAAGCATGTACAATTTGACTGCGGACCAAATTTTACTGAGCATGTTCATTAATAAACAAGCTTGGTATAAGACAGGAATAATCAAACTGGGAAAACATAAGGATATTCATAAAAAACTTAATGTGGCCGGTGACTACGCCTCCTATGCCGATTTTTTTGAAACCAATGGAAAATATAAGTTACGCGAAGAAGTTCGCAGGGTTTATGGTCTGGAACCTATTGATAGAGGGATTTATGAAAAAGAACTTTTGAAGATTGATGAGCGCGTGAACATTCTCAGCATGGTTTTTTCTGGCTCGTTGCTTAAGATTATACCTAATCCCAGTGACCCTAATAACACATGGGTTTCCAAACCTACCCACAACCATAGTGCAGATGATGGTCATAATCATAGCACAGTGGCTGATAATTTCTTCAATGCATATACAACTGCACTTCAAAAGGCTACGGTGTCTAAGGATTATACCCATGCAGGCCATTTACTAGATGAATTGGTAACCTTTCAAAGTAAGAACGGTGGTCAAATTATGCCCTCTGAATCAAAGATAAACGCTGAGATTTTACTTAATAAGCTCAACGTGTTTACAAGATTGGCAGGTTTTTATATGCTATTGGGAATAGCCTTTTTGTTCTTCCTTTTCTTATCGGTTTTTAAACCAAAAGTAAATCTGAGAAAAATCTATCTAGTGCTATTCTTTCTACTGATTGTTGGATTTGTACTTCATACAGTCGGATTGGGTTTGCGTTGGTATGTTTCGGGTAGGGCACCTTGGAGCAATGGTTATGAATCCATGATTTATATTGCATGGACATCTACGCTCGCAGGGGTGTTATTTACTAGAAAATCGTTTGGAGGATTGGCGGCGACCATGGTTTTGGCAGCTACAATACTACTCGTTTCTACATTGAGTTTCCTAGATCCAGAAATAACACCTTTGGTACCAGTTTTAAAATCGTATTGGTTGACCATTCATGTTTCGTTGGAAGCGGGTAGTTATGGATTTCTGATGCTTGGAGCCATCATTGGACTCATAAACCTGGTTTTAATGGTTTTCATGAGAGATTCCAACAAAGAACGGGTCAAAAGAATCGTAAAGGAGATGTCCTATATTAGTGAACTTACATTAATAGGTGGTTTGTTTATGGTGAGTGTAGGCACCTATTTAGGAGGCGTCTGGGCCAATGAATCCTGGGGTAGATATTGGGGTTGGGATGCCAAGGAAACTTGGGCACTAGTGACAATATTGGTATATGCATTTATCTTGCATATGCGTCTTATTCCCAAAATAAAAGGACTGTTCGCATACAATGTAGCCACCATTTTCGGCCTGGCCTCTGTTATCATGACCTATTATGGAGTGAATTATTATTTATCTGGATTACATTCCTATGCAACGGGAGATCCGATTCCGATTCCTAGTTGGGTATATGTTGTAGTTGTATCGATTATAATAATAAGTGCACTTGCATATTTTAAAAAGCGAAAATATCCAGTGATATCCTAG
- a CDS encoding DUF2892 domain-containing protein gives MLNKYFRIAVGSFVLISGLGAMFHSEHWLWFTLFIGVNMIQSAFTKWCLLEKILVKLGAKPGGESCSV, from the coding sequence ATGTTAAATAAGTATTTTAGAATAGCAGTTGGTAGTTTTGTGTTAATCAGCGGATTAGGGGCAATGTTTCATAGCGAGCATTGGCTGTGGTTCACCTTGTTTATTGGAGTCAATATGATTCAATCTGCATTTACCAAATGGTGTTTATTAGAGAAGATATTGGTGAAATTAGGGGCTAAACCTGGGGGCGAAAGCTGTTCGGTTTAA
- a CDS encoding efflux RND transporter periplasmic adaptor subunit: MKTKQHIITFFAIGLLFANCGDGNKKTVTDNSPAVTVSVSAVNKKGNSSFLSASGKIEAVNSANLSTRMMGHVDKIYVQVGDKVRKGQQLISISNTDLTAKLGQVNASITEARAAYTNADKDYKRFTALFNENSASQKELDDITANYNMAKARLEGAKQMKNEVNAQFSYANIRAPFTGTVTNKFINVGDMANPGMPLLEVESPGKFQVLAMVPESEILQIKANTEVDVVLKSLEETVKGKVVEVSTSAKNTGGQFMVKVELDKSDVNIMSGMYATVRFPVAKNETSETVMIPLDAIVNNGQLTGVYTVSESNTALLRWLRLGRTIGDQIEVLAGLTAEEQYIVSAEGKLFNGAKISIQ; encoded by the coding sequence ATGAAAACTAAACAACATATAATAACATTTTTTGCAATAGGGTTACTCTTTGCAAATTGTGGTGACGGAAATAAAAAAACGGTAACTGATAATTCCCCCGCGGTTACTGTATCCGTTAGCGCAGTCAATAAAAAAGGCAATAGCTCATTTCTTTCAGCTAGTGGTAAAATAGAAGCCGTGAATAGCGCTAATCTAAGTACACGAATGATGGGACATGTAGATAAGATCTACGTACAGGTTGGCGACAAGGTGCGAAAAGGGCAACAACTCATAAGTATTAGCAATACAGACCTTACAGCTAAACTAGGGCAAGTAAACGCAAGTATTACCGAGGCAAGAGCTGCTTATACCAATGCAGATAAGGACTATAAAAGGTTTACTGCTCTCTTCAATGAGAATAGTGCGAGTCAAAAGGAATTGGATGATATAACTGCCAACTATAATATGGCAAAAGCAAGGCTTGAGGGAGCAAAACAAATGAAAAATGAGGTGAATGCCCAGTTCTCTTATGCAAATATTCGAGCCCCCTTTACCGGAACCGTGACCAATAAATTCATAAACGTCGGTGATATGGCAAACCCTGGAATGCCATTATTGGAAGTTGAATCTCCTGGTAAATTTCAGGTATTGGCCATGGTGCCAGAATCTGAAATATTGCAAATCAAAGCAAATACAGAAGTTGATGTTGTATTAAAGTCACTGGAAGAAACGGTAAAAGGTAAAGTAGTCGAAGTGAGTACCTCTGCAAAAAATACAGGCGGACAATTCATGGTAAAGGTTGAATTGGATAAATCGGATGTTAACATAATGTCTGGAATGTACGCTACTGTACGTTTTCCAGTCGCTAAAAATGAAACTTCCGAAACAGTAATGATCCCGTTGGATGCAATTGTCAATAATGGACAGTTAACAGGAGTTTATACGGTAAGTGAAAGTAATACTGCTCTGCTGCGTTGGTTACGCTTAGGTCGTACCATAGGTGACCAGATAGAGGTGCTAGCGGGTTTAACGGCAGAAGAACAGTACATAGTTTCTGCAGAAGGGAAATTATTCAATGGTGCTAAAATCAGTATCCAGTAA
- a CDS encoding efflux RND transporter permease subunit yields MKEGLAGKIAKSFIGSKLTVLLMVVFMVIGVYSSFLIPREEEPQIDVPMADIFVGYPGASPTEVESRVTKPLEKLISNIKGVEYVYSTLMKEQGMVIVQFYVGEDIERSFVKLYNEINKHMDIMPEGVTFLLVKTRGIDDVHMLGLTLWSESYDDYRIKQIAQELTDEIEKINDVSATQKIGGRNRQLRVVLDKEKMAESGLDFLSVAQMIKANNQQLSGGSFDRNDTEFMVTTGEFLKSVDDVENLVVGVQQNRPIYLKQIASVQDGPELPKNYVSLGFGQASEKAADFKSEYPAVTISVAKRKGADAMKISDIILDKVEHLKKNLIPDDVHVEVTRNYGETASHKVSELLMHLIGAIIAVTFVVMLAMGWRGGLVVFLSVPITFALTLLSYYMLDYTLNRITLFALVFVTGIVVDDSIIIAENMHRHFKMKRLPFKQAALYAINEVGNPTILATFTVIASVLPMAFVSGLMGPYMSPMPIGASIAMLLSLFVALTITPYLGYIFLREKEKSGEKAKEEKPMEESFIYRMYEKFEKPLIENRKKRWLFLGITFLLLILSVGMFFTKSVAVKMLPFDNKNEFQVVIDMPEGTTLERTGVVAKEIAQYLSTRPEVINYQSYVGTSAPITFNGLVRHYDLRGGSNMADIQVNLIDKGERSEQSHEIASLLRPEIQRIGAKFNANVKIVEVPPGPPVMSTIVGEIYGPDYDKQIDIANQVQGILKNTDDVVDVDWMVEADQTEYEFIIDKEKAMLYGVVPQQISHTVNMALSERAVTNLYDEDATDQVGLILALDEKEKSTISDISQLKVKSLQGNMITIGDLVEIRESTKAKSIYRKNQKRVVYVMADMAGELESPVYAILGMTDKLKGLNLPEGYSVDELYIKQPDFEDNYTVKWDGEWQITLEVFRDLGIAFLGVIVIIYILIVGWFQNFKAPIVMMVAIPLSMVGIVLGHWLLGAFFTATSFIGMIALAGIMVRNSVLLIDFVNLRLAEGVPIKQAVIEAGAVRTTPILLTAGTVVIGAFVILFDPIFQGLAISLMGGTIVSTVLTLLVVPLVYYMIERKNHK; encoded by the coding sequence ATGAAAGAAGGATTAGCTGGCAAAATTGCCAAATCATTTATAGGATCTAAATTAACGGTACTCTTAATGGTCGTATTCATGGTCATCGGAGTCTACAGTTCGTTTTTGATTCCGAGGGAAGAGGAGCCACAGATTGATGTGCCAATGGCAGATATTTTTGTAGGATACCCCGGAGCAAGCCCTACTGAGGTGGAATCAAGGGTCACAAAACCCTTGGAAAAGCTGATATCGAACATCAAAGGGGTAGAATATGTTTACTCCACGTTGATGAAAGAGCAGGGGATGGTCATTGTACAGTTTTATGTGGGTGAGGATATTGAACGCTCATTCGTGAAACTTTATAACGAGATCAATAAGCACATGGATATTATGCCTGAAGGAGTTACTTTTCTTTTGGTGAAGACCCGCGGTATTGATGATGTTCATATGTTGGGACTTACATTATGGAGTGAGAGCTATGATGATTATCGCATTAAGCAGATTGCCCAAGAACTGACTGATGAGATTGAGAAAATCAATGATGTTTCGGCCACGCAAAAGATAGGAGGCAGAAACAGACAGTTGCGCGTTGTTCTTGATAAGGAAAAAATGGCAGAAAGTGGTTTGGATTTTCTTTCTGTGGCACAAATGATAAAGGCCAATAACCAACAATTGAGTGGTGGTTCTTTTGATAGGAACGATACTGAATTCATGGTGACCACCGGTGAATTCCTAAAAAGTGTTGATGATGTTGAGAATTTAGTTGTTGGTGTTCAGCAAAATAGACCGATTTACTTAAAGCAGATTGCCAGCGTTCAAGATGGTCCTGAGCTTCCAAAAAATTATGTTTCATTAGGCTTTGGACAAGCAAGTGAAAAGGCAGCTGATTTTAAATCTGAATACCCAGCAGTTACTATTTCAGTTGCGAAGCGCAAAGGCGCTGATGCTATGAAAATATCCGACATTATTTTGGATAAGGTTGAGCATCTAAAAAAGAATTTGATTCCAGATGACGTGCATGTTGAAGTTACCAGAAACTATGGTGAAACTGCTTCTCATAAGGTATCAGAGTTGTTGATGCATTTGATAGGTGCAATCATCGCCGTGACTTTTGTGGTGATGTTGGCCATGGGTTGGCGTGGTGGTTTAGTAGTGTTCTTATCGGTACCCATCACATTTGCGTTGACCTTGTTGAGTTATTATATGCTGGATTATACCTTAAACCGTATCACACTTTTTGCGTTGGTTTTTGTAACTGGTATCGTGGTTGATGATTCTATTATCATCGCGGAGAACATGCATCGGCATTTTAAAATGAAACGCTTGCCTTTTAAGCAAGCCGCCTTATATGCGATTAATGAAGTTGGTAACCCAACAATTTTGGCAACATTCACGGTGATTGCTTCGGTATTGCCAATGGCATTTGTTTCGGGTCTTATGGGGCCTTATATGTCTCCAATGCCCATTGGGGCATCTATTGCCATGTTATTATCACTTTTCGTTGCATTGACGATTACACCATATCTAGGTTATATTTTCTTAAGGGAAAAAGAGAAAAGTGGAGAAAAAGCGAAAGAGGAGAAACCTATGGAGGAATCTTTTATCTATCGGATGTATGAAAAATTTGAAAAGCCACTTATCGAAAACAGAAAGAAGAGATGGTTGTTCTTGGGAATTACTTTCTTGCTGTTGATTTTATCTGTTGGTATGTTCTTTACTAAATCGGTGGCTGTAAAAATGTTGCCATTTGATAATAAGAACGAGTTTCAGGTGGTGATAGATATGCCAGAGGGTACAACCTTGGAAAGAACCGGGGTAGTTGCCAAAGAAATAGCTCAATACCTCTCTACGCGACCAGAAGTAATTAATTATCAATCGTATGTGGGAACATCTGCTCCCATAACTTTTAATGGGCTGGTACGTCATTACGATTTGCGAGGAGGCAGTAATATGGCCGATATTCAAGTGAATCTTATTGATAAGGGTGAACGTAGCGAGCAAAGTCACGAAATAGCGAGTCTATTACGTCCCGAGATTCAACGAATAGGAGCAAAATTTAACGCCAATGTAAAAATTGTTGAGGTACCGCCAGGGCCTCCTGTTATGTCGACTATTGTTGGTGAAATATATGGTCCAGATTATGATAAACAAATTGATATTGCTAATCAAGTCCAAGGTATTTTGAAAAATACTGATGATGTTGTTGATGTGGATTGGATGGTTGAAGCTGATCAAACTGAATATGAGTTCATAATTGATAAGGAAAAAGCAATGCTCTATGGAGTCGTGCCACAACAGATTTCACATACCGTGAATATGGCATTGTCAGAAAGGGCGGTGACCAATTTATATGATGAGGATGCTACTGATCAAGTAGGGTTGATACTTGCCTTGGATGAAAAAGAAAAATCCACTATTAGTGATATTTCCCAATTAAAGGTCAAATCACTACAAGGTAATATGATCACTATTGGTGACTTGGTTGAAATCAGGGAGTCCACAAAAGCAAAAAGCATTTATCGAAAGAACCAAAAACGTGTGGTATATGTGATGGCTGATATGGCGGGTGAGTTGGAGAGTCCGGTATATGCCATTTTGGGTATGACCGACAAATTGAAAGGACTTAACCTCCCTGAGGGTTATTCTGTTGATGAATTGTACATTAAACAACCAGATTTTGAGGACAATTATACGGTTAAATGGGATGGTGAATGGCAAATAACCTTAGAGGTGTTCCGTGATCTTGGCATTGCGTTTCTTGGGGTAATTGTAATCATTTACATATTAATAGTTGGGTGGTTTCAGAATTTTAAGGCACCAATTGTTATGATGGTTGCTATTCCATTATCAATGGTAGGTATTGTTTTAGGGCATTGGTTATTGGGTGCATTTTTCACGGCAACTTCATTTATCGGAATGATCGCTTTAGCTGGAATCATGGTTCGTAATTCGGTTCTTTTAATCGATTTTGTAAATCTTAGGCTTGCTGAGGGAGTACCGATAAAACAGGCAGTTATTGAAGCTGGTGCCGTACGTACAACTCCGATTCTATTGACTGCGGGTACTGTGGTAATCGGTGCATTCGTTATTCTTTTTGATCCTATATTCCAGGGACTGGCGATTTCACTCATGGGAGGTACTATCGTATCGACAGTGCTTACGCTTTTGGTAGTGCCTTTGGTATATTATATGATTGAGCGTAAAAACCATAAATAA
- a CDS encoding TolC family protein, translating to MKKLLLIMVLFGTANSMHAQETVLITKDEVLSKVLAENNTLKISQQDVLAAKGDYNQTNAILLPNISISHTGIATTNPLMAFGSKLNQEILTSADFNPALLNDPNQIEDYATRIVVQQPLLNIDGIYQRKAAKAKLNATELQADRKQDYIQLEVDKAYMQLQLTYKTVEVLRKAKEVAMENKRLADNSFKQGYLQKSDVLAVEVRVTEIDNQLQYAKSNIKNASNQLSVLMNDDNYLTLQPADSLVVVSSEVSENLPENRKDIQAISKASEAYKQMHKADKMSFLPRLNAFGTYELHDDEVFQGDADGYLFGAELKWNIFEGSKRIGKAQKSKAEYEKSKLELSQYKAESQVELNRAKRMLQDAKNNLELTALALQQSRESLRIRTNRFEQGLEKTTELLMAEAQYSQKQLEYYATIFQHNYALAYVQFLTRE from the coding sequence ATGAAGAAACTACTTTTGATAATGGTACTCTTTGGAACTGCAAATTCTATGCATGCGCAAGAAACGGTGCTTATTACCAAGGATGAGGTGCTATCTAAGGTACTTGCCGAAAACAACACCTTAAAGATTTCGCAGCAGGATGTTCTGGCGGCAAAGGGCGATTACAATCAAACCAATGCCATATTGCTACCGAACATCAGTATTTCCCATACGGGTATTGCAACTACGAATCCTTTAATGGCATTTGGTTCAAAATTGAATCAGGAGATTTTGACATCAGCGGATTTTAATCCAGCATTGCTCAATGATCCAAATCAGATAGAGGATTATGCCACGAGAATCGTGGTTCAGCAGCCTCTTTTGAATATTGATGGAATCTATCAAAGGAAAGCAGCCAAAGCTAAACTGAATGCTACAGAACTGCAAGCTGACCGTAAGCAGGATTATATACAGTTAGAGGTTGACAAAGCATATATGCAGCTACAATTGACTTATAAGACCGTTGAGGTATTGCGAAAGGCCAAAGAAGTGGCAATGGAGAACAAAAGATTGGCAGATAATAGTTTTAAGCAGGGATATCTGCAAAAATCCGATGTTTTGGCTGTTGAAGTACGGGTAACTGAAATTGATAATCAGTTGCAATACGCCAAGAGTAATATTAAAAATGCATCGAACCAATTATCGGTTTTAATGAATGATGATAACTATTTAACCTTACAACCCGCAGATTCATTAGTGGTTGTTTCCAGTGAGGTTAGTGAAAATCTTCCCGAGAACAGAAAAGATATACAAGCAATTTCTAAAGCTTCTGAGGCCTATAAACAAATGCATAAGGCAGATAAAATGAGCTTTCTACCCAGATTGAATGCATTTGGAACCTACGAATTACATGATGATGAAGTTTTCCAAGGTGATGCTGACGGATATCTTTTTGGGGCAGAATTAAAATGGAACATTTTCGAAGGTTCAAAACGAATAGGGAAAGCTCAAAAGAGCAAGGCAGAATACGAGAAATCGAAATTAGAACTAAGTCAATATAAAGCTGAAAGTCAGGTAGAGCTGAATAGGGCCAAACGTATGCTTCAAGATGCCAAGAACAACTTGGAGCTTACGGCCCTAGCCTTACAACAATCAAGAGAGTCGCTTAGAATTAGAACCAATCGTTTTGAGCAAGGTCTTGAGAAAACAACAGAACTTCTTATGGCTGAAGCGCAATACTCCCAGAAGCAATTGGAATATTATGCCACGATATTCCAGCATAATTATGCATTGGCTTATGTACAATTTTTAACAAGGGAATAA
- a CDS encoding cytochrome c3 family protein encodes MYRLSLIIVVMLMGIAPILGQSPHGEQLKMDCVRCHNPSGWTINMQTIQFDHDKTDYQLEGTHQQTDCKLCHSSNVFDQAPMECASCHTDVHSQSVGNDCMQCHDSETWLVDNIPELHEANGFPLIGSHGNLSCVECHTSETSLRFDRIGNDCISCHQDDYASTQSPNHTTAGYSTDCIECHNPLGFGWDSESINHDFFPLTEGHDIQDCTQCHTTDNYSDASPECVSCHQDDYMATQDPNHQTSGFSTDCASCHTTNPGWSPADIGNHDFFPLTLGHDIEDCTQCHTTDNYADASPECVSCHQSDYDQTSDPNHSTSGFSTDCAACHTTNPGWTPANINHDFFPLTLGHDIQDCTQCHTTDNYSDASPDCVSCHQSDYDQTNDPNHSTSGFSTDCVTCHTTNPGWTPATINHDFFPLTLGHDIQDCAQCHTNGSYTGLSPDCVSCHQDDYDQTNDPNHLAANFPTDCIACHTTNPGWTPAEFDHDGQYFPIYTGKHREGEAWNDCIECHANPASYADFTCFTCHGQTETNNDHSEVADYEYVSTACLQCHPDGNN; translated from the coding sequence ATGTATCGACTGTCACTTATAATAGTGGTTATGTTAATGGGAATTGCCCCCATTCTCGGCCAATCACCACATGGTGAGCAGTTGAAGATGGACTGTGTGCGTTGTCATAACCCATCGGGTTGGACAATTAACATGCAAACCATTCAATTTGATCACGATAAGACCGACTATCAATTAGAAGGAACCCACCAACAAACCGATTGTAAATTGTGCCATAGTTCCAATGTTTTTGATCAAGCACCTATGGAATGTGCCTCATGCCACACCGATGTGCATAGCCAATCTGTTGGAAATGATTGTATGCAATGCCATGATTCAGAAACCTGGTTGGTCGACAATATTCCTGAACTGCATGAAGCAAACGGTTTTCCATTAATAGGGTCACATGGTAATTTAAGTTGTGTTGAATGCCATACTTCCGAAACCTCATTACGTTTTGATAGAATTGGTAATGATTGTATAAGTTGCCATCAAGATGATTATGCGAGTACACAAAGTCCCAATCATACAACTGCTGGTTATTCTACTGACTGCATTGAATGCCATAATCCTTTAGGGTTTGGGTGGGACTCAGAAAGTATAAACCACGATTTTTTTCCTTTAACAGAAGGACATGATATTCAGGACTGTACACAATGCCATACAACTGATAATTATTCGGATGCTTCACCAGAATGTGTAAGCTGTCATCAAGATGACTATATGGCAACGCAAGACCCAAATCACCAAACCAGTGGATTTTCAACAGATTGTGCATCTTGTCATACTACCAATCCAGGTTGGTCACCTGCAGATATTGGCAATCATGACTTTTTCCCATTGACATTAGGTCACGACATTGAAGATTGTACACAATGCCATACCACAGACAATTATGCAGATGCATCCCCAGAATGTGTGAGCTGTCATCAAAGTGATTATGATCAGACCAGTGATCCAAACCATTCAACTTCCGGATTCTCAACGGATTGTGCGGCTTGCCATACAACCAACCCAGGATGGACTCCTGCGAACATAAACCACGATTTTTTTCCACTTACCTTGGGCCATGACATTCAGGACTGTACGCAGTGCCATACGACTGATAATTATTCGGATGCTTCGCCAGATTGTGTAAGCTGTCATCAAAGTGATTATGATCAAACTAATGATCCCAATCACTCAACTTCAGGGTTCTCAACAGATTGTGTGACTTGCCATACCACCAATCCTGGCTGGACGCCTGCAACGATTAATCACGACTTTTTTCCATTGACTTTGGGACATGATATTCAGGATTGTGCACAATGCCATACCAATGGTTCCTACACTGGTCTTTCACCGGATTGTGTTAGCTGTCACCAAGATGATTACGATCAAACGAATGATCCTAATCATTTAGCGGCTAACTTCCCAACAGATTGTATCGCCTGCCACACAACAAATCCTGGTTGGACACCAGCCGAATTTGACCATGATGGACAATACTTCCCCATTTATACTGGAAAACATAGAGAAGGTGAAGCGTGGAACGATTGTATTGAATGTCATGCCAACCCGGCCAGTTATGCAGATTTCACTTGTTTTACCTGTCATGGACAAACTGAGACCAACAATGACCATAGCGAAGTTGCTGATTATGAGTACGTAAGCACAGCGTGCCTACAATGCCACCCCGATGGCAATAATTAA